CTACAACAGCTTCGTCGACGACCCGGCGGTGTCGCTCGCGGTGCGACGCATCACCGCGCCCGAGCGAGACGCGATGGTCGGGCTGAGCCTGCGCCGGGAAGAGCTGCCGCTCGCGGTCCGGAGGGAGCTCTTCGCGGAGCTGGCCGCGCACCTCGAGGCGCGCCTGGGCGTCGCGAGGCCGTCCTTCTTCTCGGAGGAGAAGTTCGTGCTCAACCTGACGGCCGTGGTGCTCGGCCAGACGCCCCTCGATCGCCGCTCGCTCCTGCCGACGCGGCCCTAGCCGGCTTCTCATCCCACGCAAGCGTCGGGGTGAGCCCCCACACCTCGACCCTTGCCGTTGGCGTGGCGCGTCGCATGTTGAGCGCCGTCCGGCCCTTCGAGGCTCGCTCCGAACCCGCGTGCTGCCCGCTCCCCAAATGGTGACGGTCAGGTGACGCGGGGGCTTGCGCGACCGCCCCGAGTCGGGGAGACTGGGACCGTCCAAACGGCACCCGTCACGGACATTCGAACGCTTTTCATCTCGACGTATGGCTTATCGGAACCTCTGACGGAGCGAGCGCGGCAGGCGCCGCCTCGGTCCGCAGAGACGGCTGAAGATCCTGCGAATGACATCCGACTTCGCCAGGAAGTTGACCCAGTCGGATCCGACCCGTACGGGTCGGTATGGGAGCCGGTCCACCAAAGGGCCGGGACGAGAGCTGCCATGGGCCTCCTCAATAGCTGGTCACCTCGTGCGTTTTTACGGGATCCTGCCTCGTTCTGGGGCGCAGCCCATCCTGCGGACAGACACGCTCCGGACGGGTCATCCCTTCCTGGAAGTAGCTGGGAGACGCCGATGGAACGCATGAGCTGGGACGACATCTGTCACCGCGACGAGTTCCGCGGCCGCTGGGTGGCGCTCGACGAGGCGCGCTACGACGAGGACTCCGGTCGGGCGACCGAGGGCTCGGTGGTGGACGTCGACGACGACCTCGTGGAGCTGTGCACCCGGATCCGTGAGTCGGAGCACAAGAACTGCGCGATCCTGTTCTGCGGGGAAGACGGTGCGCAGGAGCCGCCGGGCGCCACGAGCGACGAAGACCCGTTCCAGCACACGGCGCATTAGTTTTTGGGCGGGGCTTTTCAAGCCCCTCCCCCCCGTTGCGCCGGCTCGACGGTCCATCGCTCCGGTGCTCCGCACCTCCGCGAGGGACCGCCGAGCCGGCTCCACGGGGCCCCCCCAACCCAAGTCGGGCGACTTCGTCGCCCGTGTCCCGCGCTCCGCGCGTGAGCCACGCGGCTCGCGCTTTCGCTTCGCGAAAGCTGGCCGCCCGCTGCCGCGGAGGATCCGCTCGGGGGCGCGACGTCGCTTCGCTCGTCGCGGGGGGCGACCTCGCTTCGCTCGTCGCGGGGGGCGACCTCGCTTCGCTCGTCGCGGGGGGCGACCTCGCTTCGCTCGTCGCGGGCGACCTCGCTCTGCTCGTCGCGGGGCGCGACGTCGCTTCGCTCGTCGCGGGGCGCGACGTCGCTTCGCTCGTCGCGGGCGACCTCGCCTTGCTCGTCGCGGGGCGCAACGTAGCTTCGCTCGTCGGCGACCTCGCCTCGTTCGTCGGGGGCGACCTCGCCTCGTTCGTCGGGGGGCGCCCTCGCATCGCTCGGCGGGGGGCGACCTCGCTTTGCTCGTCGCGGGGCCTCGCTTGCGGGCGGCGACCTCGCTTTGCTCGTCGCGTCGCTCGTCGCGGGGCCAGGCGTGGCGCGCTAGGCGGTGGGACTGGAGGGCGTCAGCGGGCGGGGCACCAGTCGCCGAACTGGCCGCGGGCGTTGCCGGCGGCGCCGACGGAGCGGAGCTGGCGATAGAGGCGCTGGGCGCCTCCGCAGTTGCCCTGCTGGAGCAGGATGCCGACCTGGTTGGTGCCGCGGCGGCTCAGCTCGTTCTGGAGCTCGCGGGTGGTCGTGCTGCGGCGACCGACGAGGCGCTGGGCCTGCTGGAGGGAGGCGACGGCGCCGTCGAAGTCGTTGCGGCGCGCCGCTCCCAAGCCGGTGGCGGCGAGGCCGCGGGCGCGGGCTTCGTCGGCGGCCGAGGGGCCCCGGCGCGTCGTGCCACGGCGTCCGCGGCGTGTGGCAGGCGGATCTTCGGGCTGCTCGACCTCGGTCGGCTGGACGGCCTCCGGCTCGGGCTGCTGCGGCTGTTCGGGCTGCTGCGGCTGGTTGGGCTGCTGCGGCTGGTTGGGCTGCAGGGGCTGCATCGGCGACGTCGGGACCATGGGGGTCGCGTTGGGATCGACCGGGGTGGTGCCGGTGGTCCCTGTCGTGCCCGTCTGGGTGGTGTTGTTGTTCGTCGCGACCGGCTCGGGGTCGTCGTCCTGCATCATCCACCAGGCGAGGCCGCCGCCAGCGCCGACGAGCACGAAGAGGCCGATGACGGCGACCGCGACGAGCTTGCCGAGAATGCCTCCGGACTTGGGCTGGGCCCCCGTGCTGTAGCCGGGGTAGCTCGCGCCGCCCATGCTCGGAGAGGAGCCGTAGCCGCCGTAACCCCCGGGGGCCGGGCTCATGCCGGGCTGGGAGTGCATGCCGGACTGGGAGCCGTAGCCGTGCTGTCCCGGCTGTGAGTGCATGCCGGGCTGGGACGCGTAGCCGGGGGGCGGGGTGGCCGCCTGCCCGAACCCCGTCTGGGGCATGGGACCCGGGGTGGGCGCGGGGCCGCGGGCGACGCCGGGCTGGGACTTGGGCACGATGCCGCCGCCGGCCGAGGTCGCCATCGTCCACGCCGAGTCGGCGTCCTGATACCCGGTGAACTCCTGGAGGAAGGCGAGCACGCCGTCCTGGCGCTCGTCGCGGTTCTTCGCGAGCGCGCGCATCACCGCCTGCTTCTTGTTGTGCGGGAGCGCCTGACCGGCCGGGTGCGCGTCGAGCGGCGCGGGCTGCGCGGTCAGGTGCTTGGTCGCCCACTCCCACGGCGTGGCCGCGGTGAAGGGCAGGCTGCCCGTGACCATCTCGTAGACCATCACGCCGAGGGAGTAGACGTCCGAGCGGGCGTCGAGCTGCTGCCCCGAGAACTGCTCCGGGCTCATGTAGGGCGGGGTGCCGAGCACCATGCCCTGCTTGGTGAGCTTGGCCTGGTTGGGATCCTCGGCGTCGTCGCGCTTGGCGATGCCGAAGTCGAGCACCTTCACGAAGTCGCTCTGGCCGCCCTGATCGGTGAGCAGGACGTTCTCGGGCTTGAGATCGCGATGCACGACCCCGCGCTGGTGCGCCTCGTGGAGCGAGCCGCAGATCTGGATGATGATCTTGTCGGCGCGCTTGGGATCGATCGCGCCCTCGTCCTCGAGCACGTTCGCGAGGGGCTTCCCCTCGATGTACTCCATCACGATGATCAGCGTGCCGTCCTCGAGCTCGCCGAAGTCGTAGAACTGGATCGTGTTCGGGTGCCGCAGCTCGATGACCGTCTCGGACTCGCGGTGGAAGCGGGCCACCAGCTGCGGGTCGTTGCCGAGCTCCGGATGCAGGGTCTTGATGGCGACCTTGCGGGTGGCCGTCCCCATCTTCTGCTCGGATAGGTAGACCTTGCCCATGCCGCCCTCGCCGAGGACCGAGATGGGGCGGTAGCGACCGAGCAAGACCTTCCCGATGAGCGGATCGCCCTCGTCGGCCGACGCATCCACCTCCAGCATCGCTCCGCAGCTGAGGCAGAACTTCGCGTGGTCTTCGTTGTGGTGGCTGCAGCGTTGACAGACTCTCGCCATGAGCTCCCTTGGGGCGTTCGGTACGGCGGTGGGACCCGGAGTCTACCTTCAGCCTTGGAGAGCACAAAGCCCTCTCCGTTGCCGCGTCCGCTCCCCCGTGCGAATCTGAGCCACGGCCCGTGGCCCTTTACTTCGACATGCGCTGCCGAGACGGACGAGAGGCCGTCCGCATTTCCTCCCTCGCCTCGCTGCTCGCCTTCGCCGCGCTCTTCGGCTGCGACGGGGACATGCCGCGCGTGGACGACGCCGGCGTCTTCGTGCCGGCGCGCGTCACGCCGCGCTTCGAGCCGAGCGACGGGCCCATGGCCTTCGGCGCGATCGCCTGGCCGGACGACCTCTACCTGGACGCGGATGGACACCCCGAGCTGTCCAGCCTCCCGAGCGAGGAGATGGCCCTCCCGGAGGAGTTCCCGGACGCGATGCGCGCGACGCTCTCGGACCTCGACGGCTTCTCGGTCGGCGCGCCCGTGTTCTTCTACCTCCAGGGCGAGATCGATCCGGCGTCGCTGCCCCAGAGCCCCAGCGCGTCGACGCGGGAAGACAGCTCGGTCTTTCTGCTCGACGTCGACCCCGCCTCGCCCACCGCCTTCCGGCGGGTGCCGGTGTCCGTGAGCTGGAACGCCGGGCTGCGGCAGCTCGCGATGCGTCCCTGGGATGGGCACCCGCTCACGCCCGGGCGTCGCTACGCGGCGGTGCTGACCGACTCCGTCCTCGACGATCTCGGCGACCCGATCGGTCCCGCGCCGCGCTTCGCCGCCATCCGTGACGCCGCGATGCGGCCCGAGGGCGCCGACGCCGCGGCCTACGATCACTACACGCCCGTGCTCTCCAGCCTGGCCTCCAACGGCCTCCCGAGGGCGCGGGTCGCGGGCCTCGCGGCGTTCACGGTGCAGACCGTCGCGCCCGACATGCGGGACGCCCGCGCCACCGTCTGGGCGCGCAGCCCCGCGCTGACGATCGACGAGATGGTCGCGGCGGGCCCGGCGCTCGACGCGCTGCTCGGCGAGCCGGTCGAGGACGCGCCCGGGCTCGACGTCGAGGGCGGCGTCGTGCACCGACGGATCGGCTGGCTCGTGCAAGGCAGCATGGCGTCGCCTTGGCTGCTCTCGGACGATCCTCAGGTCCACGGCCGCTTCCGGCGCGACGGGGAAGGGCGGCTGATCGTCGAGCGCGACGTGGAGGTCCCCTTCACGCTGACCATTCCGGCGGGGGAGGTGGAGCGGCTGCGGCTCGTCATCTACCAGCACGGCCTGGGCTCCGAGCGCTCCACCGTGATGGGCATCGCCGACGCGCTCGCGGGCGCGGGGTTCGCGGTCCTCGCCATCGACATCCCATTCCATGGCTCGCGGGCCACCGGGGCCGGTGACGTCAACCACAACTACGGCCCGACGCCGGGGCCGGACGGCTTCGGAGATCGCACCGGGCAGGAGATCCAGCTCGACTTCCTCGGCGTGGTGGACGAGGCGGGGGAGCTGCCCGGATTCCATCCCGCGTACCCCCGCGACATCTTCCGGCAGTCCGTGGTCGACCTGATGACCTCGGTGCACGCGGTGCGGGAGGGCGACTGGAGCGCGCTGGCCGCGTCGCCCGGGCTGGAGACCTTCGGCTTCGCGGACGCTCCGATCGGGTTCGTGGGGGTGTCCCTCGGCGGGATCCTCGGCACGGTCTTCGTGGCGCACGAGCCCGAGATCGGAGCCGCGGTGCTCAATGTCACGGGCGGTGACCTGATCCGGCTCGTCGAGCGCAGCGGCAGCTTCTCCGAGCTGTTCCTGAGCATCCTCTTCACCAAGGTCGGGCTCGACGCCCGCGCGCTCGACCCGCTGGGTTACCCAGCGAGCTTTCACCCCGAGATCGCGGTCGTGCAGACGTTGTTGGATCGCGGCGACGCGATCGCGCACGCGCCCCTGCTCGCGACGCAGCCGAAGCACCTCCTCTTCCAGCTCGCGCGCGAGGACGAGACCGTGCCCAACTCCGCCACCGAGGCGCTCGCCCGCGCGACCGGGGCGGCGATCGTCGGCGCCGATCCCGTGCACACCGACCTCGAGCGGGCCGAGGCGCCGTTGCGCGACAACGTCGAGGTGGACGGGACGCGCGTGACGCGCGGGCTCACCGTATTCGCCCCCGCGACGCATGGTCTGCTCACCCAGCGCACCTCGAGCGCCCGTTTCGAGGCGCCTGTGGAGCCTCCTTTTCGGCCGACCGCGCCGCGGCCGGTGATGAACCCCGTGGACGCTGCGGTGGGCCAGCTGGTGCATTTCTTCGAGTCCTGGCGCAGCGGTTCGGCCGAGATCGAAGCCGCCCCCTGAGGGCGTTCGGCAGGGAAGCCCCATCACGACCGTTGATCTCCCAATCCTGCCCCGGTATTCTCGCGACGCCTCCGGGGGGGAAACTCGAGGAGGCCCGAGGGGTGGGAGCGCCCCGGAACCTGGTTACGGCGCAGGAGCGCCGAGGAGGAACTAGATGAAGGGCGAGGTCCGAAACCCGACGACGGTCTGGATTTTGTGTCTGGT
This Sandaracinaceae bacterium DNA region includes the following protein-coding sequences:
- a CDS encoding protein kinase gives rise to the protein MARVCQRCSHHNEDHAKFCLSCGAMLEVDASADEGDPLIGKVLLGRYRPISVLGEGGMGKVYLSEQKMGTATRKVAIKTLHPELGNDPQLVARFHRESETVIELRHPNTIQFYDFGELEDGTLIIVMEYIEGKPLANVLEDEGAIDPKRADKIIIQICGSLHEAHQRGVVHRDLKPENVLLTDQGGQSDFVKVLDFGIAKRDDAEDPNQAKLTKQGMVLGTPPYMSPEQFSGQQLDARSDVYSLGVMVYEMVTGSLPFTAATPWEWATKHLTAQPAPLDAHPAGQALPHNKKQAVMRALAKNRDERQDGVLAFLQEFTGYQDADSAWTMATSAGGGIVPKSQPGVARGPAPTPGPMPQTGFGQAATPPPGYASQPGMHSQPGQHGYGSQSGMHSQPGMSPAPGGYGGYGSSPSMGGASYPGYSTGAQPKSGGILGKLVAVAVIGLFVLVGAGGGLAWWMMQDDDPEPVATNNNTTQTGTTGTTGTTPVDPNATPMVPTSPMQPLQPNQPQQPNQPQQPEQPQQPEPEAVQPTEVEQPEDPPATRRGRRGTTRRGPSAADEARARGLAATGLGAARRNDFDGAVASLQQAQRLVGRRSTTTRELQNELSRRGTNQVGILLQQGNCGGAQRLYRQLRSVGAAGNARGQFGDWCPAR